A region from the Corallococcus caeni genome encodes:
- a CDS encoding acyl-CoA carboxylase subunit beta: MSSDQTLLEKIAQVEKGGASKYHAKNAETGKLFARERIRLLVDADSFVEDGKLANNLDPELPSDGVITGMARIDGRAVAIMANDSTVKAGSWGARTVEKILRIQETARAQRCPLLYLVDSAGARITDQVEMFPGRRGAGRIFYNEVHLSGFVPQICLLFGPSAAGGAYIPAFCDLVIMVEGNASMYLGSPRMAEMVIGEKVTLEEMGGAKMHCSVSGVGDVLVKTEQDAIAAAKQYLAFFPENFSKAPPTVELKAPKHSGKRVDEIVPPDQNKPFDMHALITELIDEGSWFEVKKLFAQELITGLARIGGRPVGIVANQPKYKGGVLFVDSADKAARFIWLCDAFNIPLLYLSDVPGFMIGTKVERAGIIRAGAKMISAVSEASVPRICVVVRKAYGAGLYAMSGPGFAPEATLALPQAMIAVMGPEAAVNAVYFNKIQELPEAERPAYVQKLRDEYKQDVDIYKLASELIIDAVIPGDSLRGELLQRYSLYADRFQPRAEKKHGVHPV, encoded by the coding sequence ATGTCCTCAGACCAGACACTGCTTGAGAAGATCGCCCAGGTGGAGAAGGGCGGCGCGTCCAAGTACCACGCGAAGAACGCGGAGACCGGCAAGCTCTTCGCGCGCGAGCGCATCCGGCTGCTCGTGGACGCGGACTCCTTCGTGGAGGATGGAAAGCTCGCCAACAACCTGGACCCGGAGCTGCCCTCCGACGGCGTCATCACCGGCATGGCCCGCATCGACGGGCGCGCGGTGGCCATCATGGCCAACGACTCCACGGTGAAGGCGGGCAGCTGGGGCGCGCGCACGGTGGAGAAGATCCTCCGCATCCAGGAGACCGCGCGGGCGCAGCGCTGCCCCCTCCTGTACCTGGTGGACAGCGCGGGCGCGCGCATCACGGACCAGGTGGAGATGTTCCCCGGCCGCCGGGGCGCGGGCCGCATCTTCTACAACGAGGTCCACCTGTCGGGCTTCGTCCCGCAGATCTGCCTGCTCTTCGGCCCGTCCGCCGCGGGCGGCGCGTACATCCCCGCGTTCTGCGACCTGGTCATCATGGTGGAGGGCAACGCCTCCATGTACCTGGGCAGCCCGCGCATGGCGGAGATGGTCATCGGTGAGAAGGTCACGCTGGAGGAGATGGGCGGCGCGAAGATGCACTGCTCCGTGTCCGGCGTGGGCGACGTGCTGGTGAAGACGGAGCAGGACGCCATCGCCGCGGCGAAGCAGTACCTGGCCTTCTTCCCGGAGAACTTCTCCAAGGCCCCGCCCACGGTCGAGCTGAAGGCGCCCAAGCACAGCGGCAAGCGCGTGGATGAGATCGTCCCGCCGGATCAGAACAAGCCGTTCGACATGCACGCCCTCATCACGGAGCTCATCGACGAGGGCAGCTGGTTCGAGGTGAAGAAGCTCTTCGCGCAGGAGCTGATCACCGGCCTCGCGCGCATCGGCGGCCGTCCGGTGGGCATCGTCGCGAACCAGCCCAAGTACAAGGGCGGCGTGCTGTTCGTGGACAGCGCGGACAAGGCGGCCCGGTTCATCTGGCTGTGTGACGCGTTCAACATTCCGCTGCTGTACCTGTCGGACGTGCCGGGCTTCATGATCGGCACCAAGGTGGAGCGCGCGGGCATCATCCGCGCGGGCGCGAAGATGATCTCCGCGGTGTCGGAGGCCAGCGTGCCGCGCATCTGCGTGGTGGTGCGCAAGGCCTATGGCGCGGGCCTCTACGCCATGAGCGGGCCGGGCTTCGCCCCGGAGGCCACGCTGGCGCTGCCCCAGGCGATGATCGCCGTGATGGGCCCGGAGGCGGCGGTGAACGCCGTCTACTTCAACAAGATTCAAGAGCTGCCGGAGGCCGAGCGGCCGGCCTACGTCCAGAAGCTGCGCGACGAGTACAAGCAGGACGTGGACATCTACAAGCTGGCCAGCGAGCTCATCATCGACGCCGTGATTCCTGGCGACTCCCTGCGCGGGGAATTGCTGCAGCGTTATTCGCTTTATGCGGACCGGTTCCAGCCCCGTGCGGAGAAGAAGCACGGCGTCCACCCGGTCTGA
- a CDS encoding YtxH domain-containing protein — translation MFRAKKAKWQTKALAKSKLYRQFLAHQLLDQLPEYADKAGKVARKSWDNFDPDDALRYVGLTTYKPARAGLGGLGAFLLGAAAGSIVALLMAPSRGTELRTTVKDKAMGYINKQGVNIGGEKTASA, via the coding sequence ATGTTCAGAGCGAAGAAGGCGAAGTGGCAGACGAAGGCCCTGGCCAAGAGCAAGCTGTACCGCCAGTTCCTGGCGCACCAGCTGCTCGACCAGCTCCCCGAGTACGCCGACAAGGCGGGCAAGGTGGCCCGGAAGTCCTGGGACAACTTCGACCCGGACGACGCGCTGCGATATGTGGGATTGACGACGTACAAGCCGGCGCGCGCGGGCCTGGGCGGCCTGGGGGCGTTCCTGCTGGGCGCCGCCGCGGGCAGCATCGTGGCCCTGCTGATGGCCCCCAGCCGCGGCACGGAGCTGCGCACCACCGTCAAGGACAAGGCGATGGGCTACATCAACAAGCAGGGCGTGAACATCGGCGGCGAGAAGACCGCGAGCGCCTGA
- a CDS encoding enoyl-CoA hydratase-related protein, with translation MPEFKVDARGAIEIWTIDGESRRNAISRAMHQELDALVARVSSGRAVRAVILTGAGDKAFCAGADLKERTTMSEDEVRAFLNGLRVTLRSIEKSDCVFIAAINGAAFGGGTELALACDLRVASPATEMGLTEVKLGIIPGGGGTQRLSRLIGPGRAKDLILTARRVNAAEAFSIGLVNRLAPEGHLLEVAFQLAEAVVENAPVAVATAKHAIDEGTGLELDDALALELKKYEEVLKTEDRLEGLRAFAEKRPPVYKGR, from the coding sequence ATGCCGGAGTTCAAGGTCGACGCGCGCGGCGCCATCGAGATCTGGACCATCGACGGGGAGAGCCGCCGCAACGCCATCAGCCGCGCGATGCACCAGGAGCTGGACGCGCTTGTGGCCCGCGTGTCCTCCGGCCGCGCGGTGCGCGCCGTCATCCTCACCGGCGCGGGCGACAAGGCCTTCTGCGCGGGCGCGGACCTGAAGGAGCGCACCACCATGTCGGAGGACGAGGTGCGCGCCTTCCTCAACGGCCTGCGCGTCACCCTGCGCTCCATTGAAAAGAGCGACTGCGTCTTCATCGCCGCCATCAACGGCGCGGCCTTCGGCGGCGGCACGGAGCTGGCCCTGGCGTGCGACCTGCGCGTCGCCTCGCCCGCCACGGAGATGGGCCTCACGGAGGTGAAGCTGGGCATCATCCCCGGCGGCGGCGGCACGCAGCGGCTCTCGCGGCTCATCGGCCCCGGGCGCGCGAAGGACCTCATCCTCACCGCCCGGCGCGTGAACGCGGCGGAGGCCTTCAGCATCGGTCTGGTGAACCGGCTGGCCCCGGAAGGGCACCTGCTGGAGGTCGCCTTCCAGCTCGCGGAGGCCGTCGTGGAGAACGCCCCCGTCGCCGTCGCCACCGCGAAGCACGCCATCGACGAGGGCACCGGCCTGGAGCTGGACGACGCGCTGGCGCTGGAGCTCAAGAAGTACGAGGAGGTGCTCAAGACGGAGGACCGGCTGGAAGGGCTCCGCGCCTTCGCGGAGAAGCGTCCCCCTGTCTATAAAGGCCGCTAG
- a CDS encoding TIM44-like domain-containing protein — MPSCPTTNRPWRWLPGLLTVSTLLVLALPLVALARGGGGEHYTSGRDRGGGGGGGDGLPLWLIFDLIRILFLYPKVTIPLLVIGGGLYWLYKRNLHPDATTRRALDQREAEARTEVSGRDVQGWVNALKLKDPSFELEPTLEKVRWLFLELQKSWFRRDMTPVRPFLSDATWQRFNVQLALMQAQGVRDALADMKVLDVQLIGLHQTNWYDSIHVRVRASIRDTDVPANQTDAQAMAAASRVAPEVFTEVWTFVRKPGAQTRIGEDLFQGKCPNCGAPYKGGASNTCEFCNAVVNSGNYDWTLSEITQGVEHVRHHKQVDGLMQAREADPALNLEMLEDRASLLFWKWIDAQSRNETQRLSKVANADALTKLDAELGQLAKQGRRRVFLECAVGAVDVRALEVHPESFDEAQVEIRWSARMGVGPVNEKPPSLPTVPQRWVFTLLRRHGAKTNTDTGMSTDRCPQCNAPTTNSAANTCEFCGTVLGNGERDWVLASALPFESWNVHHARQTSANAARYQQRRQAERGTVAPPPMDVGGHAQGDGDGDRVVTDVKERERLLYMMASIAAADGEVTAAERRLLKLCAERWSVSWPNVEMALNAGPQLFERLVPRGSPEAEVFLRHIVDMALVDGRIDRKERRMLQIAAQHLGLEEQLTAMLGDR, encoded by the coding sequence ATGCCTTCGTGCCCAACGACGAACCGCCCGTGGCGGTGGCTGCCCGGACTGCTCACCGTCTCCACCCTGCTCGTGCTCGCCCTGCCGCTCGTGGCCCTGGCGCGCGGCGGTGGCGGCGAGCACTACACCTCCGGACGCGACCGGGGCGGCGGCGGCGGTGGGGGTGACGGCCTGCCCCTCTGGCTGATCTTCGACCTCATCCGGATCCTCTTCCTGTATCCGAAGGTGACCATTCCGCTGCTCGTCATCGGCGGCGGGCTCTACTGGCTCTACAAGCGCAACCTGCACCCGGACGCCACCACCCGGCGCGCGTTGGATCAGCGCGAGGCGGAGGCGCGCACGGAGGTGTCCGGCCGCGACGTGCAGGGCTGGGTGAACGCGCTGAAGCTCAAGGACCCGTCCTTCGAACTGGAGCCCACGCTGGAGAAGGTGCGCTGGCTCTTCCTCGAGCTGCAGAAGTCCTGGTTCCGGCGGGACATGACGCCGGTGCGCCCCTTCCTGTCGGACGCGACGTGGCAGCGCTTCAACGTGCAGCTGGCGCTGATGCAGGCGCAGGGCGTGCGGGACGCGCTCGCGGACATGAAGGTGCTGGACGTGCAGCTCATCGGCCTGCACCAGACGAACTGGTACGACAGCATCCACGTGCGCGTGCGCGCCAGCATCCGCGACACGGACGTGCCCGCGAACCAGACGGACGCGCAGGCCATGGCCGCCGCCAGCCGCGTGGCCCCGGAGGTCTTCACGGAGGTGTGGACCTTCGTGCGCAAGCCGGGCGCGCAGACGCGCATCGGCGAGGACCTGTTCCAGGGCAAGTGCCCCAACTGCGGCGCGCCCTACAAGGGCGGCGCGTCCAACACCTGCGAGTTCTGCAACGCGGTGGTGAACTCCGGCAACTACGACTGGACGCTCTCTGAAATCACGCAGGGCGTGGAGCACGTGCGCCACCACAAGCAGGTGGACGGCCTGATGCAGGCGCGCGAGGCCGACCCCGCGCTCAACCTGGAGATGCTGGAGGACCGCGCGTCGCTGCTGTTCTGGAAGTGGATCGACGCGCAGAGCCGCAACGAGACGCAGCGCCTGTCCAAGGTCGCCAACGCGGACGCCCTCACGAAGCTGGACGCGGAGCTGGGCCAGCTGGCGAAGCAGGGCCGGCGGCGCGTCTTCCTGGAGTGCGCGGTGGGCGCGGTGGACGTGCGCGCGCTGGAGGTGCACCCGGAGTCCTTCGACGAGGCGCAGGTCGAGATCCGCTGGAGCGCCCGCATGGGCGTGGGCCCCGTGAACGAGAAGCCCCCCAGCCTGCCCACGGTGCCGCAGCGCTGGGTCTTCACGCTGCTGCGCCGCCACGGCGCGAAGACGAACACGGACACCGGTATGTCCACGGACCGCTGCCCGCAGTGCAACGCGCCCACCACCAACAGCGCGGCCAACACCTGCGAGTTCTGCGGCACGGTGCTGGGCAACGGCGAGCGCGACTGGGTGCTCGCGTCCGCCCTCCCCTTCGAGTCCTGGAACGTGCACCACGCGCGGCAGACGAGCGCGAACGCAGCCCGCTACCAGCAGCGGCGCCAGGCCGAGCGCGGCACCGTCGCGCCCCCGCCCATGGACGTCGGCGGACACGCCCAGGGCGACGGCGACGGCGACCGGGTGGTGACGGACGTGAAGGAGCGCGAGCGGCTGCTCTACATGATGGCGTCCATCGCCGCCGCGGACGGTGAAGTCACCGCCGCCGAGCGCCGCCTGCTCAAGCTGTGCGCGGAGCGCTGGAGCGTGTCGTGGCCCAACGTGGAGATGGCGCTCAACGCCGGGCCCCAGCTCTTCGAGCGCCTCGTCCCGCGCGGCAGCCCGGAGGCGGAGGTGTTCCTGCGCCACATCGTGGACATGGCGCTGGTGGACGGCCGCATCGACCGCAAGGAGCGGCGCATGCTGCAGATCGCCGCCCAGCACCTGGGCCTGGAGGAGCAGCTGACGGCGATGCTCGGGGACCGCTAG